A stretch of the Lolium perenne isolate Kyuss_39 chromosome 3, Kyuss_2.0, whole genome shotgun sequence genome encodes the following:
- the LOC127342706 gene encoding polycomb group protein EMF2B isoform X1, with product MPGLTLPNHDPANNGCGCSYPRSADQTCGQESRAQLSPDEELTLYLKPIELYNVIQNRAIKNPTSLQRCLRYKIGAKRKKRIQISVSVSGSANTELPSHGIFPLHALFARATSNDSRDGHSPVYRFSRACLLTSFSESEDSDHTKATFTIPDFKSLATSQVCNLHIILISYGQCGQNLSENFSENHMEYSSPQKLGGQCSWGKIPIDLLCSSLDTVTLSLGRTMELTSEIRMCPGFIEPTFLEHGSCFTFCSRKADATGSYELQARIDAQEAGAIGMNSSRYNSYSYDNVPPSSLPHIIRLRTGNVLFNYNHCNEILQSEVTEDFSCSICLVKCGSFKGLECHLISSHELFHFEFAVCENHQTVNVHLKIDTMRAELVSRAGEEDERIKKIFFYRSRVKKRCRRLETTVEKTKHVHTHIMELGSPGKTVPADNDNVEPRSPENMGHVHAHTLEAGSSKDAYKGSGVDYVPNENGTFHILLALGIGISVPQSSIDSHPALHGSNHSTPGVLEFGKSRKLSVDRTHPRNRLLLQKREFFHSQKAQRMELEEVLADHDSEDEIDDDIADFEDMTLLDGFSDVTKDEKQIMHMWNSFVRKQRVLADAHIPWACEAFSQHHGQELVHNPTLRWSWRFVMIKLWNHSLLDAHTMDTCNKFLDKLESKSSDPKQT from the exons ATGCCTGGTCTAACTTTACCTAATCATGATCCAGC GAACAATGGATGTGGATGTAGTTACCCCAGGTCTGCAGACCAGACGTGCGGTCAGGAGTCAAGAGCTCAGTTATCTCCAGATGAGGAACTTACCCTATACCTCAAACCAATTGAGCTGTACAATGTTATTCAAAATAGAGCCATTAAAAAT CCCACTTCCCTTCAAAGATGCCTTCGTTATAAGATAGGCGCAAAACGGAAAAAGAG GATACAGATATCGGTATCAGTTTCTGGAAGCGCAAATACTGAATTGCCATCACATGGTATCTTTCCTCTCCATGCTCTGTTTGCTAGAGCCACCAGTAATGATTCACGTGATGGG CATTCTCCAGTGTATCGGTTCAGCCGGGCTTGTCTACTGACTTCGTTTAGTGAATCTGAAGATAGTGACCACACTAAAGCCACATTCACCATCCCTGATTTCAAGAGTTTAGCTACCTCCCAAGTTTGTAACCTTCACATTATCCTAATTAGCTATG GCCAATGTGGACAAAATCTTAGTGAAAACTTCTCAGAGAACCATATGGAGTATTCTTCCCCTCAAA AGCTTGGAGGCCAATGTTCCTGGGGTAAAATACCAATTGATTTACTCTGCTCATCTCTTGATACCGTAACTTTAAGTTTGGGGCGTACTATGGAATTGACTTCAGAAATAAGGATGTGCCCAGGCTTCATAGAA CCAACATTTCTTGAGCATGGCAGTTGTTTTACATTTTGTTCTCGAAAAGCAGATGCTACA GGTTCATATGAACTACAAGCAAGGatagatgcacaagaggctggtgCAATAGGCATGAATTCATCTCGTTATAACAGTTACTCATATGACAATGTCCCACCTTCGTCATTACCACATATCATAAG GTTAAGAACAGGCAATGTGCTCTTTAACTACAATCACTGCAATGAGATCCTACAAAGCGAAG TTACAGAAGATTTTTCTTGCTCCATTTGCTTGGTAAAGTGTGGAAGCTTCAAG GGTCTGGAATGTCATTTAATCTCATCACATGAGCTATTCCACTTTGAGTTTGCG GTATGTGAAAACCACCAAACTGTTAATGTTCATTTGAAGATTGATACCATGAGAGCGGAG CTTGTAAGTAGGGCAGGAGAAGAAGATGAACGAATCAAGAAAATATTTTTCTACCG ATCAAGGGTTAAGAAAAGGTGTAGAAGGTTAGAAACAACAGTCGAGAAGACCAAGCATGTACATACACATATCATGGAACTAGGATCACCTGGAAAGACTGTTCCTGCGGACAATGATAATGTGGAACCAAGATCACCAGAAAATATGGGTCATGTACATGCACATACTCTGGAAGCAGGATCATCCAAAGATGCCTATAAAGGGTCTGGGGTGGATTATGTCCCGAACGAAAATGGTACATTTCATATCTTATTGGCTCTTGGCATAG GGATTTCTGTGCCACAATCTTCAATTGATTCTCATCCCGCATTACATGGTAGCAATCATTCAACACCAGGAGTTCTAGAGTTTGGGAAGTCAAGGAAGCTCTCTGTTGATCGAACTCACCCCAGAAA TCGTCTACTGCTGCAAAAACGTGAGTTCTTCCATTCTCAGAAGGCGCAG AGAATGGAACTAGAAGAGGTTTTGGCAGATCATGACAGTGAGGACGAAATTGATGATGACATCGCTGACTTTGAAGATATGACA TTGCTTGATGGTTTTTCTGATGTTACAAAAGACGAGAAGCAAATTATGCATATGTGGAATTCATTTGTTCGGAAACAAAG GGTACTTGCGGATGCCCATATACCTTGGGCTTGCGAGGCATTCTCCCAGCATCATGGGCAAGAACTTGTGCACAACCCCACTCTACGATG GAGTTGGCGGTTCGTCATGATCAAGCTCTGGAACCACTCCCTGCTAGACGCGCACACCATGGACACCTGCAACAAGTTTCTGGACAAACTGGAGAGCAAGAGCTCCGACCCCAAGCAAACCTGA
- the LOC127342706 gene encoding polycomb group protein EMF2B isoform X4, with protein sequence MPGLTLPNHDPANNGCGCSYPRSADQTCGQESRAQLSPDEELTLYLKPIELYNVIQNRAIKNPTSLQRCLRYKIGAKRKKRIQISVSVSGSANTELPSHGIFPLHALFARATSNDSRDGHSPVYRFSRACLLTSFSESEDSDHTKATFTIPDFKSLATSQVCNLHIILISYGQCGQNLSENFSENHMEYSSPQKLGGQCSWGKIPIDLLCSSLDTVTLSLGRTMELTSEIRMCPGFIEPTFLEHGSCFTFCSRKADATGSYELQARIDAQEAGAIGMNSSRYNSYSYDNVPPSSLPHIIRLRTGNVLFNYNHCNEILQSEVTEDFSCSICLVKCGSFKGLECHLISSHELFHFEFALVSRAGEEDERIKKIFFYRSRVKKRCRRLETTVEKTKHVHTHIMELGSPGKTVPADNDNVEPRSPENMGHVHAHTLEAGSSKDAYKGSGVDYVPNENGTFHILLALGIGISVPQSSIDSHPALHGSNHSTPGVLEFGKSRKLSVDRTHPRNRLLLQKREFFHSQKAQRMELEEVLADHDSEDEIDDDIADFEDMTLLDGFSDVTKDEKQIMHMWNSFVRKQRVLADAHIPWACEAFSQHHGQELVHNPTLRWSWRFVMIKLWNHSLLDAHTMDTCNKFLDKLESKSSDPKQT encoded by the exons ATGCCTGGTCTAACTTTACCTAATCATGATCCAGC GAACAATGGATGTGGATGTAGTTACCCCAGGTCTGCAGACCAGACGTGCGGTCAGGAGTCAAGAGCTCAGTTATCTCCAGATGAGGAACTTACCCTATACCTCAAACCAATTGAGCTGTACAATGTTATTCAAAATAGAGCCATTAAAAAT CCCACTTCCCTTCAAAGATGCCTTCGTTATAAGATAGGCGCAAAACGGAAAAAGAG GATACAGATATCGGTATCAGTTTCTGGAAGCGCAAATACTGAATTGCCATCACATGGTATCTTTCCTCTCCATGCTCTGTTTGCTAGAGCCACCAGTAATGATTCACGTGATGGG CATTCTCCAGTGTATCGGTTCAGCCGGGCTTGTCTACTGACTTCGTTTAGTGAATCTGAAGATAGTGACCACACTAAAGCCACATTCACCATCCCTGATTTCAAGAGTTTAGCTACCTCCCAAGTTTGTAACCTTCACATTATCCTAATTAGCTATG GCCAATGTGGACAAAATCTTAGTGAAAACTTCTCAGAGAACCATATGGAGTATTCTTCCCCTCAAA AGCTTGGAGGCCAATGTTCCTGGGGTAAAATACCAATTGATTTACTCTGCTCATCTCTTGATACCGTAACTTTAAGTTTGGGGCGTACTATGGAATTGACTTCAGAAATAAGGATGTGCCCAGGCTTCATAGAA CCAACATTTCTTGAGCATGGCAGTTGTTTTACATTTTGTTCTCGAAAAGCAGATGCTACA GGTTCATATGAACTACAAGCAAGGatagatgcacaagaggctggtgCAATAGGCATGAATTCATCTCGTTATAACAGTTACTCATATGACAATGTCCCACCTTCGTCATTACCACATATCATAAG GTTAAGAACAGGCAATGTGCTCTTTAACTACAATCACTGCAATGAGATCCTACAAAGCGAAG TTACAGAAGATTTTTCTTGCTCCATTTGCTTGGTAAAGTGTGGAAGCTTCAAG GGTCTGGAATGTCATTTAATCTCATCACATGAGCTATTCCACTTTGAGTTTGCG CTTGTAAGTAGGGCAGGAGAAGAAGATGAACGAATCAAGAAAATATTTTTCTACCG ATCAAGGGTTAAGAAAAGGTGTAGAAGGTTAGAAACAACAGTCGAGAAGACCAAGCATGTACATACACATATCATGGAACTAGGATCACCTGGAAAGACTGTTCCTGCGGACAATGATAATGTGGAACCAAGATCACCAGAAAATATGGGTCATGTACATGCACATACTCTGGAAGCAGGATCATCCAAAGATGCCTATAAAGGGTCTGGGGTGGATTATGTCCCGAACGAAAATGGTACATTTCATATCTTATTGGCTCTTGGCATAG GGATTTCTGTGCCACAATCTTCAATTGATTCTCATCCCGCATTACATGGTAGCAATCATTCAACACCAGGAGTTCTAGAGTTTGGGAAGTCAAGGAAGCTCTCTGTTGATCGAACTCACCCCAGAAA TCGTCTACTGCTGCAAAAACGTGAGTTCTTCCATTCTCAGAAGGCGCAG AGAATGGAACTAGAAGAGGTTTTGGCAGATCATGACAGTGAGGACGAAATTGATGATGACATCGCTGACTTTGAAGATATGACA TTGCTTGATGGTTTTTCTGATGTTACAAAAGACGAGAAGCAAATTATGCATATGTGGAATTCATTTGTTCGGAAACAAAG GGTACTTGCGGATGCCCATATACCTTGGGCTTGCGAGGCATTCTCCCAGCATCATGGGCAAGAACTTGTGCACAACCCCACTCTACGATG GAGTTGGCGGTTCGTCATGATCAAGCTCTGGAACCACTCCCTGCTAGACGCGCACACCATGGACACCTGCAACAAGTTTCTGGACAAACTGGAGAGCAAGAGCTCCGACCCCAAGCAAACCTGA
- the LOC127342706 gene encoding polycomb group protein EMF2B isoform X2, which translates to MPGLTLPNHDPANNGCGCSYPRSADQTCGQESRAQLSPDEELTLYLKPIELYNVIQNRAIKNPTSLQRCLRYKIGAKRKKRIQISVSVSGSANTELPSHGIFPLHALFARATSNDSRDGHSPVYRFSRACLLTSFSESEDSDHTKATFTIPDFKSLATSQVCNLHIILISYGQCGQNLSENFSENHMEYSSPQKLGGQCSWGKIPIDLLCSSLDTVTLSLGRTMELTSEIRMCPGFIEPTFLEHGSCFTFCSRKADATGSYELQARIDAQEAGAIGMNSSRYNSYSYDNVPPSSLPHIIRLRTGNVLFNYNHCNEILQSEVTEDFSCSICLVKCGSFKGLECHLISSHELFHFEFAVCENHQTVNVHLKIDTMRAELVSRAGEEDERIKKIFFYRSRVKKRCRRLETTVEKTKHVHTHIMELGSPGKTVPADNDNVEPRSPENMGHVHAHTLEAGSSKDAYKGSGVDYVPNENGISVPQSSIDSHPALHGSNHSTPGVLEFGKSRKLSVDRTHPRNRLLLQKREFFHSQKAQRMELEEVLADHDSEDEIDDDIADFEDMTLLDGFSDVTKDEKQIMHMWNSFVRKQRVLADAHIPWACEAFSQHHGQELVHNPTLRWSWRFVMIKLWNHSLLDAHTMDTCNKFLDKLESKSSDPKQT; encoded by the exons ATGCCTGGTCTAACTTTACCTAATCATGATCCAGC GAACAATGGATGTGGATGTAGTTACCCCAGGTCTGCAGACCAGACGTGCGGTCAGGAGTCAAGAGCTCAGTTATCTCCAGATGAGGAACTTACCCTATACCTCAAACCAATTGAGCTGTACAATGTTATTCAAAATAGAGCCATTAAAAAT CCCACTTCCCTTCAAAGATGCCTTCGTTATAAGATAGGCGCAAAACGGAAAAAGAG GATACAGATATCGGTATCAGTTTCTGGAAGCGCAAATACTGAATTGCCATCACATGGTATCTTTCCTCTCCATGCTCTGTTTGCTAGAGCCACCAGTAATGATTCACGTGATGGG CATTCTCCAGTGTATCGGTTCAGCCGGGCTTGTCTACTGACTTCGTTTAGTGAATCTGAAGATAGTGACCACACTAAAGCCACATTCACCATCCCTGATTTCAAGAGTTTAGCTACCTCCCAAGTTTGTAACCTTCACATTATCCTAATTAGCTATG GCCAATGTGGACAAAATCTTAGTGAAAACTTCTCAGAGAACCATATGGAGTATTCTTCCCCTCAAA AGCTTGGAGGCCAATGTTCCTGGGGTAAAATACCAATTGATTTACTCTGCTCATCTCTTGATACCGTAACTTTAAGTTTGGGGCGTACTATGGAATTGACTTCAGAAATAAGGATGTGCCCAGGCTTCATAGAA CCAACATTTCTTGAGCATGGCAGTTGTTTTACATTTTGTTCTCGAAAAGCAGATGCTACA GGTTCATATGAACTACAAGCAAGGatagatgcacaagaggctggtgCAATAGGCATGAATTCATCTCGTTATAACAGTTACTCATATGACAATGTCCCACCTTCGTCATTACCACATATCATAAG GTTAAGAACAGGCAATGTGCTCTTTAACTACAATCACTGCAATGAGATCCTACAAAGCGAAG TTACAGAAGATTTTTCTTGCTCCATTTGCTTGGTAAAGTGTGGAAGCTTCAAG GGTCTGGAATGTCATTTAATCTCATCACATGAGCTATTCCACTTTGAGTTTGCG GTATGTGAAAACCACCAAACTGTTAATGTTCATTTGAAGATTGATACCATGAGAGCGGAG CTTGTAAGTAGGGCAGGAGAAGAAGATGAACGAATCAAGAAAATATTTTTCTACCG ATCAAGGGTTAAGAAAAGGTGTAGAAGGTTAGAAACAACAGTCGAGAAGACCAAGCATGTACATACACATATCATGGAACTAGGATCACCTGGAAAGACTGTTCCTGCGGACAATGATAATGTGGAACCAAGATCACCAGAAAATATGGGTCATGTACATGCACATACTCTGGAAGCAGGATCATCCAAAGATGCCTATAAAGGGTCTGGGGTGGATTATGTCCCGAACGAAAATG GGATTTCTGTGCCACAATCTTCAATTGATTCTCATCCCGCATTACATGGTAGCAATCATTCAACACCAGGAGTTCTAGAGTTTGGGAAGTCAAGGAAGCTCTCTGTTGATCGAACTCACCCCAGAAA TCGTCTACTGCTGCAAAAACGTGAGTTCTTCCATTCTCAGAAGGCGCAG AGAATGGAACTAGAAGAGGTTTTGGCAGATCATGACAGTGAGGACGAAATTGATGATGACATCGCTGACTTTGAAGATATGACA TTGCTTGATGGTTTTTCTGATGTTACAAAAGACGAGAAGCAAATTATGCATATGTGGAATTCATTTGTTCGGAAACAAAG GGTACTTGCGGATGCCCATATACCTTGGGCTTGCGAGGCATTCTCCCAGCATCATGGGCAAGAACTTGTGCACAACCCCACTCTACGATG GAGTTGGCGGTTCGTCATGATCAAGCTCTGGAACCACTCCCTGCTAGACGCGCACACCATGGACACCTGCAACAAGTTTCTGGACAAACTGGAGAGCAAGAGCTCCGACCCCAAGCAAACCTGA
- the LOC127342706 gene encoding polycomb group protein EMF2B isoform X3 — protein sequence MNNGCGCSYPRSADQTCGQESRAQLSPDEELTLYLKPIELYNVIQNRAIKNPTSLQRCLRYKIGAKRKKRIQISVSVSGSANTELPSHGIFPLHALFARATSNDSRDGHSPVYRFSRACLLTSFSESEDSDHTKATFTIPDFKSLATSQVCNLHIILISYGQCGQNLSENFSENHMEYSSPQKLGGQCSWGKIPIDLLCSSLDTVTLSLGRTMELTSEIRMCPGFIEPTFLEHGSCFTFCSRKADATGSYELQARIDAQEAGAIGMNSSRYNSYSYDNVPPSSLPHIIRLRTGNVLFNYNHCNEILQSEVTEDFSCSICLVKCGSFKGLECHLISSHELFHFEFAVCENHQTVNVHLKIDTMRAELVSRAGEEDERIKKIFFYRSRVKKRCRRLETTVEKTKHVHTHIMELGSPGKTVPADNDNVEPRSPENMGHVHAHTLEAGSSKDAYKGSGVDYVPNENGTFHILLALGIGISVPQSSIDSHPALHGSNHSTPGVLEFGKSRKLSVDRTHPRNRLLLQKREFFHSQKAQRMELEEVLADHDSEDEIDDDIADFEDMTLLDGFSDVTKDEKQIMHMWNSFVRKQRVLADAHIPWACEAFSQHHGQELVHNPTLRWSWRFVMIKLWNHSLLDAHTMDTCNKFLDKLESKSSDPKQT from the exons GAACAATGGATGTGGATGTAGTTACCCCAGGTCTGCAGACCAGACGTGCGGTCAGGAGTCAAGAGCTCAGTTATCTCCAGATGAGGAACTTACCCTATACCTCAAACCAATTGAGCTGTACAATGTTATTCAAAATAGAGCCATTAAAAAT CCCACTTCCCTTCAAAGATGCCTTCGTTATAAGATAGGCGCAAAACGGAAAAAGAG GATACAGATATCGGTATCAGTTTCTGGAAGCGCAAATACTGAATTGCCATCACATGGTATCTTTCCTCTCCATGCTCTGTTTGCTAGAGCCACCAGTAATGATTCACGTGATGGG CATTCTCCAGTGTATCGGTTCAGCCGGGCTTGTCTACTGACTTCGTTTAGTGAATCTGAAGATAGTGACCACACTAAAGCCACATTCACCATCCCTGATTTCAAGAGTTTAGCTACCTCCCAAGTTTGTAACCTTCACATTATCCTAATTAGCTATG GCCAATGTGGACAAAATCTTAGTGAAAACTTCTCAGAGAACCATATGGAGTATTCTTCCCCTCAAA AGCTTGGAGGCCAATGTTCCTGGGGTAAAATACCAATTGATTTACTCTGCTCATCTCTTGATACCGTAACTTTAAGTTTGGGGCGTACTATGGAATTGACTTCAGAAATAAGGATGTGCCCAGGCTTCATAGAA CCAACATTTCTTGAGCATGGCAGTTGTTTTACATTTTGTTCTCGAAAAGCAGATGCTACA GGTTCATATGAACTACAAGCAAGGatagatgcacaagaggctggtgCAATAGGCATGAATTCATCTCGTTATAACAGTTACTCATATGACAATGTCCCACCTTCGTCATTACCACATATCATAAG GTTAAGAACAGGCAATGTGCTCTTTAACTACAATCACTGCAATGAGATCCTACAAAGCGAAG TTACAGAAGATTTTTCTTGCTCCATTTGCTTGGTAAAGTGTGGAAGCTTCAAG GGTCTGGAATGTCATTTAATCTCATCACATGAGCTATTCCACTTTGAGTTTGCG GTATGTGAAAACCACCAAACTGTTAATGTTCATTTGAAGATTGATACCATGAGAGCGGAG CTTGTAAGTAGGGCAGGAGAAGAAGATGAACGAATCAAGAAAATATTTTTCTACCG ATCAAGGGTTAAGAAAAGGTGTAGAAGGTTAGAAACAACAGTCGAGAAGACCAAGCATGTACATACACATATCATGGAACTAGGATCACCTGGAAAGACTGTTCCTGCGGACAATGATAATGTGGAACCAAGATCACCAGAAAATATGGGTCATGTACATGCACATACTCTGGAAGCAGGATCATCCAAAGATGCCTATAAAGGGTCTGGGGTGGATTATGTCCCGAACGAAAATGGTACATTTCATATCTTATTGGCTCTTGGCATAG GGATTTCTGTGCCACAATCTTCAATTGATTCTCATCCCGCATTACATGGTAGCAATCATTCAACACCAGGAGTTCTAGAGTTTGGGAAGTCAAGGAAGCTCTCTGTTGATCGAACTCACCCCAGAAA TCGTCTACTGCTGCAAAAACGTGAGTTCTTCCATTCTCAGAAGGCGCAG AGAATGGAACTAGAAGAGGTTTTGGCAGATCATGACAGTGAGGACGAAATTGATGATGACATCGCTGACTTTGAAGATATGACA TTGCTTGATGGTTTTTCTGATGTTACAAAAGACGAGAAGCAAATTATGCATATGTGGAATTCATTTGTTCGGAAACAAAG GGTACTTGCGGATGCCCATATACCTTGGGCTTGCGAGGCATTCTCCCAGCATCATGGGCAAGAACTTGTGCACAACCCCACTCTACGATG GAGTTGGCGGTTCGTCATGATCAAGCTCTGGAACCACTCCCTGCTAGACGCGCACACCATGGACACCTGCAACAAGTTTCTGGACAAACTGGAGAGCAAGAGCTCCGACCCCAAGCAAACCTGA